Part of the Leptolyngbya sp. BL0902 genome, CAGGGAAACAGAGTCATTGGCTGGGGCGGCAGGGAGGCTGTCCTCAGCCAGGGCCAAGGCATTGTCTTCCAAATCCTCGGCTTCCGCTTCTAGCTCTAGGGGGTCGGGGTCAGCGCTAGACTCCAGCGTTACCCAGCCTTGGCTCAGCCCATCGACGGAGAGGAGGGCGAGGGAACTGGGAGCCTCGGCCATATTCAAATCTTCACCACCGACAGCGCCGGGGGCGGCGGCCATGGCGGTCATGCTTTCCGTGGGAAGGCGAAGTACCTGACCTTCGCGCAGAACGTCGGTTTGGGAAATACCGTTGACGGTTTTGATGGTGTCTACATCGGCTTGGTGACGAGCCGCGATGTGCCAGAGGGTGTCACCCTCGCTCACCGTGTAGTAGTCCGCCGGAGCGGGAGGCACAGCACCTAGGGGAGCCATAATCACGGGCTCCTGCACAGAGGAACTGGCAGCGGGCAAGACCACAATGGAAGACCCTTCGGCAGCTAGGGCAAGACCCGGAATCGAGACTACCGAAGCCGTTGCTCCCACAGAAAGGGCTAAGCCCAACATGCTGATTGGAGCGTTTACCTGCTGGCGACAAACTCCTACGAGCCCAATAGCCTCAGAGTCATCGCTGCGGATGGGGGCTGAGACGAGGGACTGCTTTCGAAATACACGCTTCAAGGAACGACCTCCTGTAAACCAGTGCTCGACGTTTTGAACATTGCCGCTTTGGCGACCCGATGGAACGAAAAAGTATCGCTCTAACGGCTTCAAAACCCAAATGAACAGCGAAATCCAAACAGTTGCACAACAGCGAACTCAATGAACCGGGCTTAGCTAGGTAAGAATACCTTGCAGGTGAGACTTAGGCAAGTTTACACAAGTCAAGGGAAAAATCAATGCCCTAGGCTATCCCGATTGTGCAGAGGGGCTCGATAAAACACCGAGGGCTTCTGAACACAACATATAGGTTTAACCCCATAAAAAACGATTTGGCAAGCGTGGGCTCTGGGAGTGCCACTTTTAGAATCACCTCAAGCCACCAAGCATTCGGGGGGCGGCCTTTTGATAGCGTTGATGGCTAGAATCCTTAAGGGACAAGGGCTGTGAATGATTTTTCACAGCCTAAAACAATGAATATTCTCCCCTCTTGATCCCTGTTTTTTAGCCTTTAGGCCATGTGCATATGAATTTCTTATCTAGATGAGCAACATTTTGTAGCGGGAATCACTTCATCTTTAGAAACCATTGTCCTAGCCCCCCATCGGTCGTTGTTAGGCGGATGGCCAGTGATCCAACTGTCGCAGCGCCTCGAATAGGCCAACGGCAGCGCTACTCGAAAGGTTGAGACTTCTCACGGCCTGACGGTTCATGGGAATAGATACCACCTGTGTACACTGTTCCATGACTGCCAGTGGCAACCCTTGGGTTTCGCTGCCAAAAAGCAGCCAGTCCTCAGATTGGTAGGCCCAGTCGGTATAGCGACAGGTGCCAGAGGCGCTAAAAGCGATGGTACGCCCCCCCAGCGACTGGCGATGCTGTGCAAAGCTGGCCCACTGGTCGTGGAGCGTGAGGTTGACGTGGGGCCAATAGTCTAGCCCTGCCCTCTTGAGATATCGATCACTGAGATCAAAGCCGAGGGGGCCAACTAGGTGGAGATGAGTATTGGTAGCCGCGCAAGTACGGGCAATATTACCCGTATTTGGCGGAATTTGAGGATGGACAAGAACAAGGCGAGGCATGGCAACACAAAAATCAAGACGCTAAAAGTAATCACAAGATTGCTCTTTTGTCTACAACCTATAGAAAAGTTTTATCTTTTGGTGTAATTTTTGACCGAGGAGCCGATGCTTGCCGCAAAGGTCTGCCGCGCCACAAAAGATAACCTCAGATTATCTAAAGATTAGCTGATCTGATGAGTTG contains:
- a CDS encoding tRNA (cytidine(34)-2'-O)-methyltransferase, which codes for MPRLVLVHPQIPPNTGNIARTCAATNTHLHLVGPLGFDLSDRYLKRAGLDYWPHVNLTLHDQWASFAQHRQSLGGRTIAFSASGTCRYTDWAYQSEDWLLFGSETQGLPLAVMEQCTQVVSIPMNRQAVRSLNLSSSAAVGLFEALRQLDHWPSA